A window from Micromonospora profundi encodes these proteins:
- a CDS encoding DUF3107 domain-containing protein: MEVKIGVQYAPRELVLDSAQSPAEIEQIVTDAFAGDGGTLSLTDEKGRRVIVPVEKVAYVEIAEASPRSVGFTVR, encoded by the coding sequence GTGGAGGTCAAGATCGGCGTGCAGTACGCGCCGCGCGAGCTGGTTCTGGACAGCGCGCAGTCGCCGGCCGAGATCGAGCAGATCGTGACCGACGCCTTCGCCGGCGATGGCGGCACGCTCTCCCTGACCGACGAGAAGGGCCGGCGGGTAATCGTTCCGGTCGAGAAGGTCGCCTACGTCGAGATCGCCGAGGCGTCCCCCCGATCGGTCGGTTTCACCGTCCGCTGA
- a CDS encoding TetR/AcrR family transcriptional regulator, protein MTAVGNGAQTAGRPTRLPRSARRKQLLAAAQEVFVAQGYHAAAMDDIAERAGVSKPVLYQHFPGKMELYLALLDTHCDAIVAKVQDAMHGTSDNKERVSASVRAYFDFVDHESEAFRLVFESDLRNDPAVRQRVERVEQGCIAAITDTIISDTGVSRSHAELLASGLVGAAETAAQFWLARGRQVPKAEAEALVAALSWRGIASFPLQGESA, encoded by the coding sequence ATGACCGCTGTGGGGAACGGTGCACAGACCGCTGGCAGGCCCACCCGCCTGCCCCGTTCGGCGCGCCGTAAGCAGCTGCTCGCGGCGGCGCAGGAGGTGTTCGTCGCGCAGGGTTACCACGCTGCGGCGATGGACGACATCGCCGAGCGGGCCGGGGTTTCCAAGCCGGTGCTCTATCAACACTTCCCGGGGAAGATGGAGCTCTATCTCGCCCTGCTCGACACGCACTGTGATGCCATCGTTGCCAAAGTGCAGGACGCGATGCACGGCACGAGCGACAACAAGGAGCGGGTCAGCGCGTCGGTGCGGGCGTACTTCGACTTCGTCGACCACGAGAGCGAGGCGTTCCGCCTCGTCTTCGAGTCGGATCTGCGCAACGACCCGGCCGTACGGCAGCGGGTGGAGCGGGTCGAGCAGGGCTGCATCGCGGCGATCACCGACACGATCATCTCGGACACCGGCGTGAGCAGGTCGCACGCCGAGTTGCTCGCCTCCGGCCTGGTGGGCGCGGCGGAGACGGCCGCGCAGTTCTGGCTGGCCCGGGGCCGGCAGGTGCCCAAGGCCGAGGCCGAGGCGTTGGTGGCGGCGTTGTCGTGGCGGGGCATCGCGAGCTTCCCGCTGCAAGGTGAGTCAGCCTGA
- a CDS encoding alpha/beta fold hydrolase, whose translation MKRATLWPDHLLPEADLPPPWPGREVRFGGSALYVRDTPATSAGAEPALYVHGLGGSSQNWTDLAGLLADRLDGQAIDLPGFGRSEPGRRYTIPAFADLVIRWIEHSDRGPVHLFGNSLGGAIAVQVAGLRPDLVRTLTLISPALPFLDFRRSLQGRMLPVLAIPGGERLVARYLTQLAPEIMAQQVLEACVADLSRIGAQRRAEALEEIRVRYEAAHYAAAYVRTFRGLVSSFLRSYLPGPGSLWRLAASVRAPALIVGGRADRLVDVRVAPQTARVIPDSRLLMLDGVGHVAQLEVPRLVARAVVGLLAETEESGRRSDLAG comes from the coding sequence ATGAAGCGCGCGACCCTCTGGCCGGACCATCTCCTTCCCGAGGCCGACCTTCCGCCGCCGTGGCCGGGCCGGGAGGTCCGCTTCGGCGGTTCGGCGTTGTACGTCCGGGACACCCCCGCCACGTCCGCCGGTGCGGAGCCGGCGCTGTACGTGCACGGGCTGGGAGGCTCGTCGCAGAACTGGACGGACCTGGCCGGGCTGCTGGCCGACCGGTTGGACGGTCAGGCCATCGACCTGCCGGGTTTCGGCCGTAGTGAGCCGGGTCGCCGCTACACGATTCCGGCCTTCGCGGACCTGGTCATCAGATGGATCGAGCACTCCGACCGGGGGCCGGTCCACCTGTTCGGCAATTCGCTGGGCGGCGCGATCGCGGTGCAGGTGGCCGGGCTCCGACCCGACCTGGTCCGTACCCTCACGCTGATCTCTCCGGCGTTGCCGTTCCTGGACTTCCGGCGCTCGTTGCAGGGTCGGATGCTGCCGGTGCTGGCGATTCCCGGCGGCGAGCGGCTGGTCGCCCGGTACCTCACCCAGCTCGCGCCCGAGATCATGGCCCAGCAGGTGCTGGAGGCGTGTGTCGCCGACCTGAGCCGTATCGGTGCGCAGCGCCGCGCCGAGGCGTTGGAGGAGATCCGGGTGCGTTACGAGGCGGCGCACTACGCGGCCGCGTACGTCCGGACGTTCCGGGGTCTGGTGTCGAGCTTCCTGCGGTCGTACCTGCCGGGGCCGGGTTCGCTGTGGCGGCTCGCCGCGTCGGTACGCGCGCCGGCGCTCATTGTGGGTGGCCGGGCGGATCGCCTTGTCGACGTACGTGTCGCGCCGCAGACCGCCCGTGTCATCCCGGACAGTCGGCTGCTGATGCTTGACGGGGTCGGTCACGTGGCGCAGTTGGAGGTGCCCCGGCTGGTCGCCCGCGCGGTGGTCGGTCTGCTCGCCGAAACGGAGGAGTCCGGGCGGAGGTCTGATCTGGCAGGCTGA
- a CDS encoding DUF3152 domain-containing protein, which translates to MPTSARRRRRFALIAQLVAVVVAVVAAVTVVAEGPGRKPDQLSAEEVGPPPLVAGPLPPSVEPSPSVTAVTPSSPAPVLRMPGPVPTAGTGRFGYDDRTGPVLGRAGVLRNYRVAVEAGSNEDVAAFGQAVETALAGPGSWVDSGRLRLRQVPGDRPRDFTVYLATARTAGRMCAAGGVNISIGGRPYTSCRAAGQVIINLDRWRLSVPHFVSAGVPLSVYRTYVVNHEVGHQLGHRHERCPGAGRPAPVMMQQTIFLKGCRANPWPYLNGRRYSGPPL; encoded by the coding sequence ATGCCCACGTCTGCTCGCCGTCGCCGGCGCTTCGCGTTGATCGCCCAGCTGGTGGCGGTGGTGGTGGCTGTCGTCGCGGCGGTGACAGTCGTCGCCGAGGGGCCGGGCCGCAAGCCCGACCAGTTGTCCGCCGAGGAGGTCGGCCCGCCGCCGCTCGTGGCCGGGCCGTTGCCACCGTCTGTCGAGCCGTCCCCGTCCGTGACGGCGGTGACTCCGTCGAGCCCGGCGCCGGTGCTGCGGATGCCCGGGCCGGTGCCGACAGCGGGCACCGGCCGGTTCGGCTACGACGACCGCACCGGTCCCGTGTTGGGCCGTGCGGGTGTGCTGCGCAACTACCGGGTGGCGGTCGAGGCGGGCAGCAACGAGGACGTCGCCGCGTTTGGGCAGGCGGTCGAGACGGCGTTGGCCGGGCCGGGCAGCTGGGTCGACAGCGGTCGGCTGCGGTTGCGGCAGGTGCCGGGGGACAGGCCCCGGGACTTCACCGTCTACCTGGCTACCGCCCGTACTGCGGGTCGGATGTGTGCCGCCGGTGGGGTGAACATCTCCATCGGCGGGCGGCCGTACACGTCGTGCCGTGCGGCCGGTCAGGTGATCATCAATTTGGATCGGTGGCGGCTGTCCGTGCCGCACTTCGTGTCGGCTGGTGTGCCGCTCTCGGTCTACCGGACGTACGTGGTCAATCACGAGGTGGGCCACCAGCTCGGGCACCGGCATGAGCGCTGCCCGGGTGCGGGCCGGCCGGCGCCGGTGATGATGCAGCAGACCATTTTCCTCAAGGGGTGCCGCGCCAACCCGTGGCCGTACCTGAACGGTCGGCGCTACTCCGGCCCTCCGCTCTGA
- a CDS encoding DUF3152 domain-containing protein, with protein sequence MMPSAPYGPPEPHDPADQPAYEGARPTLVRMRRRRRRSLLLGVLLLATAIGVTVSRGGEDPVEAPATTQGGMGHGGGLGAHPEPTGYPSVGAGRFTAADGETPVHGEDGPLRRYRVVVERGTGQDAATFAARVDAVLTDPRSWIASGELRIQRVADAGAADFTIYLATPVTSERMCAEGGLTTERYTSCRLPGQVIINLARWQEAVPDYGAPLEAYRTYVINHEVGHEFGEEHEACPGPGEPAPVMQQQTYGLQGCVANAWPYLDGRRYSGDIVP encoded by the coding sequence ATGATGCCGTCTGCCCCTTACGGCCCGCCCGAGCCGCACGACCCAGCGGACCAGCCGGCGTACGAGGGCGCGCGTCCCACGCTCGTCCGGATGCGACGGCGGCGACGCCGCAGCCTGCTGCTCGGCGTACTCCTGCTCGCCACCGCCATCGGCGTGACAGTGAGCCGCGGCGGTGAAGACCCGGTCGAGGCGCCGGCCACCACCCAGGGCGGGATGGGGCACGGCGGCGGGCTGGGCGCCCACCCGGAGCCCACCGGGTATCCGTCGGTCGGCGCGGGCCGGTTCACAGCCGCCGACGGTGAGACCCCCGTGCACGGCGAGGACGGGCCGTTGCGCCGCTACCGGGTGGTCGTGGAGCGCGGGACCGGCCAGGACGCCGCTACGTTCGCCGCCCGGGTGGACGCGGTGCTCACCGACCCACGCAGCTGGATCGCCTCCGGTGAGCTGCGGATCCAGCGGGTCGCCGACGCCGGAGCCGCCGACTTCACCATCTACCTGGCCACGCCTGTCACCTCCGAGCGGATGTGCGCCGAGGGCGGGTTGACCACCGAGCGCTACACGTCCTGTCGGCTGCCGGGCCAGGTCATCATCAACCTCGCCCGCTGGCAGGAGGCGGTGCCTGACTACGGGGCACCGCTGGAGGCGTATCGCACATATGTGATCAACCACGAGGTCGGCCACGAGTTCGGTGAGGAGCACGAGGCGTGCCCCGGCCCGGGGGAGCCCGCGCCGGTGATGCAGCAGCAGACGTACGGGCTGCAGGGCTGTGTGGCGAACGCCTGGCCGTACCTGGACGGCCGCCGCTATTCGGGCGACATCGTGCCCTGA
- the moeZ gene encoding adenylyltransferase/sulfurtransferase MoeZ → MPLPPLVEPAAELTVDEIRRYSRHLIIPDVGVTGQKRLKNARVLCVGAGGLGSPALMYLAAAGVGTLGIIDFDTVDESNLQRQIIHGVSDIGRSKAESAAASIREINPLVNVEIHNTALDRENVREIFAQYDLIVDGTDNFATRYMVNDAAVLLGKPYVWGSIYRFDGQASVFWAEHGPCYRCLYPEPPPPGMVPSCAEGGVLGVLCASIGSIQVNEAIKLLAGVGEPLVGRLMVYDALEMEYRKIKVRKDPNCVLCGENPTVTDLLEDYEDFCGAVSEEAQEATLDSTITALELKEWQDAGKDIFLVDVREPAEYEIVRIPGSTLIPKGEILSGEALAKLPQDRQVVLHCKSGVRSAEALAALKAAGFRDAVHVQGGVLSWIKQIDPSLPAY, encoded by the coding sequence GTGCCGTTGCCCCCGCTCGTCGAACCCGCCGCCGAGCTGACCGTTGACGAGATCCGCCGCTACTCACGCCATCTGATCATCCCGGACGTCGGGGTGACCGGGCAGAAGCGGCTGAAGAACGCCCGGGTGCTCTGTGTCGGCGCCGGTGGCCTCGGCTCGCCCGCCCTCATGTACCTCGCTGCCGCGGGTGTCGGCACCCTCGGCATCATCGACTTCGACACCGTCGACGAGTCGAACCTCCAGCGTCAGATCATCCACGGCGTGTCCGACATCGGCCGGTCCAAGGCCGAGTCCGCCGCCGCGTCGATCCGCGAGATCAACCCGCTGGTCAACGTGGAGATCCACAACACCGCCCTGGACCGGGAGAACGTCCGCGAGATCTTCGCCCAGTACGACCTGATCGTGGACGGCACCGACAACTTCGCCACCCGTTACATGGTCAACGACGCGGCGGTGCTGCTCGGCAAGCCGTACGTCTGGGGCTCGATCTACCGGTTCGACGGCCAGGCGTCGGTGTTCTGGGCCGAGCACGGCCCCTGCTACCGGTGCCTCTACCCGGAGCCCCCGCCGCCGGGCATGGTCCCGTCCTGCGCCGAGGGCGGCGTGCTCGGGGTGCTCTGCGCGTCGATCGGGTCGATCCAGGTAAACGAGGCGATCAAGCTGCTCGCCGGCGTCGGCGAGCCGCTTGTCGGCCGCCTGATGGTCTACGACGCCCTGGAGATGGAGTACCGCAAGATCAAGGTCCGCAAGGACCCGAACTGCGTGCTCTGCGGCGAGAACCCGACGGTCACCGACCTGCTGGAGGACTACGAGGACTTCTGCGGCGCGGTCTCCGAGGAGGCCCAGGAGGCCACCCTCGACTCGACGATCACCGCCCTGGAGCTCAAGGAGTGGCAGGACGCCGGCAAGGACATCTTCCTCGTCGACGTGCGCGAGCCGGCCGAGTACGAGATCGTCCGGATCCCCGGCTCCACCCTGATCCCCAAGGGCGAGATCCTCTCCGGTGAGGCCCTCGCGAAGCTGCCGCAGGACCGGCAGGTCGTGCTGCACTGCAAGTCCGGTGTCCGCTCGGCGGAGGCTCTCGCCGCGCTCAAGGCGGCCGGGTTCCGTGACGCCGTGCACGTGCAGGGTGGCGTGCTGTCCTGGATCAAGCAGATCGACCCGTCGCTGCCCGCGTACTGA
- a CDS encoding prenyltransferase/squalene oxidase repeat-containing protein, with the protein MVDLNAAIGFVVAHGDAVERARLSWLRNGTPPPPEVLDTAEIGQSPDGGWPATWGGEIASVDATCFRLAELDDLGALARPAARRALDWLASRQQADGGWDEDASLAGSAPEWARPGDPEAKLFLTSNAGFWLTVAGLDARASGPLDHRVGGAYAGVVQAAAHSIAARLRPDGSWPSFLAAGWLSAAVLHRQDMFQESARIQVVLAERMPKMSPGDVAWLAATLRRVGIDLQDWIMVRALRRLAETQRSDGGWESEDGHQFDVHSTLSAIRACRPATVPGQKRPALQAGGPPVRPEARPPARPAAVPPVHQTGVPPVRPAAVPPARQAAVPPVWQETAPPGLAETAG; encoded by the coding sequence GTGGTCGACTTGAATGCCGCGATCGGGTTCGTCGTGGCGCATGGGGATGCGGTGGAGCGTGCCCGCCTCTCCTGGCTGCGCAACGGCACACCCCCGCCTCCGGAGGTGTTGGACACCGCTGAGATCGGCCAGTCGCCCGACGGCGGATGGCCCGCGACGTGGGGCGGCGAGATCGCCTCAGTCGACGCCACCTGCTTCCGGCTCGCCGAGTTGGACGACCTGGGCGCGCTCGCCCGCCCCGCCGCACGCCGCGCCCTCGACTGGCTGGCGTCCCGGCAGCAGGCCGACGGCGGCTGGGACGAGGACGCCTCGCTTGCCGGTTCGGCGCCGGAGTGGGCCCGCCCCGGCGACCCGGAGGCCAAGCTCTTCCTCACCAGCAACGCCGGGTTCTGGCTCACTGTCGCCGGCCTGGACGCCCGAGCCTCCGGCCCGCTCGATCACCGCGTCGGCGGGGCGTACGCCGGGGTGGTGCAGGCGGCGGCCCACTCGATCGCCGCGCGGCTGCGACCGGACGGCAGTTGGCCGTCGTTCCTCGCCGCCGGGTGGCTGAGCGCTGCCGTCCTGCACCGGCAGGACATGTTCCAGGAGTCCGCGCGGATCCAGGTGGTGCTCGCCGAACGGATGCCGAAGATGTCCCCGGGCGACGTCGCCTGGCTGGCGGCCACGCTGCGCCGGGTCGGCATCGACCTCCAGGACTGGATCATGGTCCGCGCCCTGCGGCGACTGGCCGAGACCCAGCGCAGCGACGGCGGTTGGGAGAGCGAGGACGGCCACCAGTTCGACGTGCACTCGACGCTGTCGGCGATCCGGGCCTGCCGTCCGGCGACGGTGCCCGGCCAGAAGCGGCCCGCCCTCCAGGCCGGCGGGCCACCCGTCCGTCCGGAGGCCAGGCCACCGGCCCGCCCGGCTGCGGTGCCGCCTGTCCATCAGACAGGCGTGCCGCCCGTCCGCCCGGCTGCGGTGCCGCCGGCCCGCCAGGCTGCCGTGCCGCCCGTTTGGCAGGAGACCGCGCCGCCGGGGCTGGCCGAGACCGCCGGTTGA
- a CDS encoding glutamate-5-semialdehyde dehydrogenase → MKGPLPNTEECRMSVAEQARRARDAAATLAVATRTAKDAALVAMADALVARTPEILTANEADLAAGRDAGLSAAVLDRLALDAGRVAGIADALRQMAALPDPVGEVVRGSTLPNGLELRQIRVPFGVVGIIYEARPNVTVDAAGICLKSGNAALLRGSSSAAHSNAALVAVLRNAVAEAGLPADAVQLLDASSRESVKELMRARGLVDVLIPRGGASLIRTVVEESTVPVIETGVGNCHVYVDAAADVSQAVAVTLNAKTQRLSTCNTAESLLVHADVADAFLPPMLAAFAEAGVTVHGSPEVAAYSPAVVPATEEDYTTEYLSADISVAVVDSLDAAVAHIRTYGTGHTEAILTDSANAARDFVARVDAAAVMVNASTRFTDGGEFGFGAEIGISTQKLHARGPMGLPELTSTKYVVTGNGHLR, encoded by the coding sequence GTGAAGGGGCCCCTTCCTAACACCGAGGAGTGCAGAATGAGCGTCGCCGAGCAGGCTCGACGGGCGCGGGACGCCGCCGCGACCTTGGCAGTGGCCACCCGTACCGCCAAGGACGCCGCGCTTGTCGCGATGGCCGACGCGCTTGTCGCGCGTACACCGGAGATCCTGACCGCGAACGAGGCGGACCTGGCGGCCGGACGCGACGCCGGGCTGAGCGCGGCCGTGTTGGACCGGCTCGCGCTCGACGCGGGCCGGGTGGCCGGCATCGCGGACGCGCTGCGCCAGATGGCCGCGCTGCCCGACCCGGTCGGCGAGGTGGTCCGGGGCTCGACACTGCCCAACGGCTTGGAGCTGCGCCAGATCCGGGTGCCGTTCGGGGTGGTCGGCATCATCTACGAGGCGCGCCCCAACGTCACGGTGGACGCCGCCGGGATCTGCCTGAAGTCCGGCAACGCCGCCCTTCTGCGCGGGTCGTCCTCGGCCGCACACTCAAACGCCGCGCTGGTCGCGGTGCTGCGGAACGCCGTCGCCGAGGCAGGGCTGCCCGCCGACGCGGTGCAGCTGCTCGACGCCAGCTCCCGCGAGTCGGTAAAGGAGCTGATGCGCGCCCGAGGGCTCGTCGACGTGTTGATCCCGCGCGGTGGCGCGTCGCTGATCCGCACTGTGGTCGAGGAGTCGACCGTGCCGGTGATCGAGACCGGGGTGGGCAACTGTCACGTCTACGTCGACGCCGCAGCGGACGTCTCGCAGGCCGTGGCCGTGACGCTGAACGCCAAGACCCAGCGGCTGTCCACCTGCAACACCGCCGAGTCGCTGCTGGTGCACGCCGACGTCGCCGACGCGTTCCTGCCGCCGATGCTCGCCGCGTTCGCCGAGGCCGGGGTGACGGTGCACGGCTCCCCCGAGGTAGCCGCGTACTCCCCGGCGGTGGTCCCGGCCACCGAGGAGGACTACACCACCGAATACCTGTCGGCCGACATCTCCGTCGCGGTGGTCGACTCGCTGGACGCGGCGGTCGCGCACATCCGCACGTACGGCACCGGGCACACCGAGGCGATCCTCACCGACTCGGCGAACGCCGCCCGCGACTTCGTGGCCCGTGTCGACGCGGCGGCGGTGATGGTGAACGCCTCCACCCGGTTCACCGACGGGGGCGAGTTCGGCTTCGGCGCGGAGATCGGCATCTCGACGCAGAAGCTGCACGCCCGTGGCCCGATGGGGCTGCCGGAGCTGACAAGCACCAAGTACGTCGTCACCGGCAACGGCCACCTGCGCTGA
- the proB gene encoding glutamate 5-kinase gives MRDAVTAARRVVVKIGSSSLTTATGGLADERVDALVDSLGGLAAQGREVVLVSSGAIAAGLVPLGLTRRPRDLATQQAAASVGQGLLIGRYAASFARHGLTVGQVLLTVDDVTRRAHYRNAYRTLRKLLDLHAVPIVNENDTVATDEIRFGDNDRLAALVAALVHADLLVLLSDVDALWTGDPARPQSTRIAEVRGDEDLAGITIGGAGRSGVGTGGMVTKVEAARIATGFGIPVVLTSADLAGPVLAGEPVGTLFHPQRQRPTARLFWLAHATSPRGRLHLDPGAVAAVVGRRKSLLPAGITAVDGTFTAGDPVDLVDTAGAPVARGLVNYDAVELPGLLGRSTSELAAALGPAYEREVVHRDDLVLL, from the coding sequence GTGCGTGACGCAGTCACGGCGGCCCGGCGGGTCGTCGTCAAGATCGGTTCCTCCTCGTTGACCACCGCCACGGGTGGGCTGGCCGACGAGCGCGTCGACGCGTTGGTCGACTCCCTCGGCGGGCTGGCCGCCCAGGGCCGCGAGGTGGTGCTCGTCTCCTCGGGCGCGATCGCCGCCGGCCTCGTCCCGCTCGGGCTGACCCGACGCCCGCGCGACCTGGCCACCCAGCAGGCCGCCGCCAGCGTCGGCCAGGGCCTGCTGATCGGCCGGTACGCCGCCAGTTTCGCCCGCCACGGCCTGACCGTCGGGCAGGTGCTGCTCACCGTCGACGACGTGACCCGGCGGGCGCACTACCGCAACGCGTACCGCACGCTGCGCAAGCTGCTCGACCTGCACGCCGTGCCGATCGTCAACGAGAACGACACTGTCGCCACCGACGAGATCAGGTTCGGCGACAACGACCGGCTGGCCGCGCTTGTGGCCGCGCTTGTGCACGCCGACCTGCTGGTGCTCCTCTCCGACGTGGACGCGCTCTGGACCGGCGACCCGGCCCGCCCGCAGTCGACGCGGATCGCGGAGGTCCGCGGCGACGAGGACCTCGCCGGCATCACCATCGGCGGCGCCGGCCGGTCCGGGGTCGGCACCGGCGGCATGGTGACGAAGGTCGAGGCGGCCCGGATCGCCACCGGCTTCGGCATTCCGGTGGTGCTCACCTCCGCCGACCTGGCCGGACCGGTGCTGGCCGGCGAACCGGTCGGCACGCTGTTCCATCCGCAGCGCCAGCGCCCGACGGCCCGGCTGTTCTGGCTTGCCCACGCCACCTCGCCACGCGGCCGGCTGCACCTCGACCCGGGTGCCGTGGCCGCCGTCGTCGGGCGACGCAAGTCGCTGCTGCCCGCCGGCATCACCGCCGTGGACGGCACGTTCACCGCCGGCGACCCGGTCGACCTTGTCGACACCGCTGGCGCTCCGGTCGCCCGTGGGCTGGTCAACTACGACGCGGTGGAGTTGCCCGGGCTGCTCGGTCGCTCCACCTCCGAACTCGCCGCGGCGCTCGGCCCGGCCTACGAACGGGAGGTCGTCCACCGCGACGACCTCGTACTGCTGTAA
- a CDS encoding MGMT family protein has product MTPDEYVEAVLDLVERIPQGRVMSYGAVADALAERSGRASARLVGNIMARHGGSVPWHRVVTSSGRLPPGHEREARARLRAEGAPLRGEGVDIAAAGWSPDEGM; this is encoded by the coding sequence GTGACACCTGACGAGTACGTCGAGGCGGTGCTCGACCTGGTTGAGCGGATCCCGCAGGGTCGGGTGATGTCGTACGGGGCGGTCGCCGACGCCCTGGCCGAGCGGTCGGGGCGAGCCTCGGCCCGGCTGGTGGGCAACATCATGGCCCGGCACGGTGGCTCGGTGCCCTGGCACCGTGTGGTGACCTCGTCCGGTCGGTTGCCGCCGGGGCACGAGCGGGAGGCGCGGGCGCGGCTGCGGGCCGAGGGGGCGCCGTTGCGCGGCGAAGGTGTGGACATCGCGGCGGCGGGCTGGTCGCCGGATGAGGGGATGTGA
- a CDS encoding MFS transporter, with the protein MNQPPGDASPPAAGPLPRPVHAGYALGSLATGAFGTVPGLLLLPYLTDTLGVAAGLAALLVLLPKAWDVLVNPVAGRISDRTRSRWGARRPYLLVAGLALAVLFAGIFAAPFGNGPAAVAYVALAFLATATAFAFFQVPYVAMPAEMTDDYTERTRLMTWRIAVLALAILVSGAVAPLVVTAGGDGVPGHRWMGLFVAVLIAVGAVGAFLGTRSAPSGVVGASEPTLRAQLAVAGANRPFRALLICFVVQSAGVATILAGVNYFAGQILRDERSGPTLLFVCFVGPALLVMPLWSRVGARVGKRAALVAAALILAAGALGLVAAPVLPAVAVYLVVAVIGVGYAGQQVFALAMLPDCIAYDTARTGRRQAGVFTGLWTAGETFGLALGPGIYGLVLQLSGYVSSDTGTAASQSDTARLGVLLGFTVLPALLIAPPLLLLRRYNLTAEVLAAAIPHEGVDHGVVVGDESGKR; encoded by the coding sequence ATGAACCAGCCGCCGGGTGACGCAAGCCCGCCCGCCGCAGGTCCGCTGCCTCGTCCGGTGCACGCCGGATATGCGCTCGGATCGCTTGCCACCGGCGCGTTCGGCACCGTGCCCGGTCTGCTGCTGCTGCCGTACCTGACCGACACACTGGGTGTGGCCGCCGGCCTGGCCGCCCTGCTGGTGCTGCTGCCCAAGGCGTGGGATGTCCTGGTCAACCCGGTCGCCGGACGGATCTCCGACCGCACCCGGTCGCGCTGGGGCGCCCGCCGGCCGTACCTGCTCGTGGCAGGCCTCGCGCTCGCCGTGCTGTTCGCGGGCATCTTCGCCGCACCGTTCGGCAACGGCCCGGCCGCCGTGGCGTACGTGGCGCTCGCCTTCCTGGCCACGGCCACCGCGTTCGCCTTCTTCCAGGTGCCGTACGTGGCGATGCCGGCCGAGATGACCGACGACTACACCGAGCGCACCAGGCTGATGACCTGGCGGATCGCCGTACTGGCGCTCGCCATCCTGGTCTCCGGCGCGGTGGCCCCGCTTGTGGTGACCGCCGGCGGCGACGGGGTACCCGGGCACCGGTGGATGGGCCTGTTCGTGGCGGTGCTCATCGCCGTCGGCGCGGTCGGCGCGTTCCTCGGCACCCGGTCCGCGCCGAGCGGTGTGGTGGGGGCGAGCGAGCCGACACTGCGCGCCCAGCTAGCCGTGGCCGGCGCCAATCGACCGTTCCGGGCGTTGCTGATCTGCTTCGTTGTGCAGTCCGCCGGGGTGGCGACGATCCTCGCTGGGGTCAACTACTTCGCCGGGCAGATCCTGCGCGACGAGCGGAGCGGGCCGACCCTGCTGTTCGTCTGCTTCGTCGGGCCGGCGCTGCTGGTGATGCCGCTCTGGTCCCGCGTCGGCGCCCGGGTGGGCAAGCGGGCAGCGCTGGTCGCCGCCGCGCTGATCCTCGCCGCGGGGGCGCTCGGCCTGGTCGCCGCACCGGTGCTGCCAGCGGTCGCCGTCTACCTTGTGGTCGCGGTGATCGGCGTCGGGTACGCGGGTCAGCAGGTGTTCGCGCTGGCCATGCTGCCGGACTGCATCGCGTACGACACGGCGCGTACCGGCCGGCGACAGGCTGGCGTCTTCACGGGCCTCTGGACCGCCGGGGAGACCTTCGGTCTGGCCCTCGGCCCCGGCATCTACGGGCTGGTGCTCCAGCTCTCCGGCTACGTCTCGTCCGACACCGGCACGGCGGCGAGCCAGTCCGACACAGCGAGGCTCGGCGTCCTGCTCGGCTTCACAGTCCTGCCAGCACTACTGATAGCCCCACCTCTCCTGCTACTACGCCGCTACAACCTGACTGCCGAAGTCCTAGCCGCCGCCATTCCCCACGAGGGCGTCGATCATGGAGTTGTGGTGGGGGATGAAAGCGGTAAACGATGA